From the genome of Vigna angularis cultivar LongXiaoDou No.4 chromosome 11, ASM1680809v1, whole genome shotgun sequence, one region includes:
- the LOC108333559 gene encoding putative ALA-interacting subunit 4 isoform X2 has protein sequence MMRVAFLAHMSTIQWHIFKAIPPTRPASPNGLFFASLQVEHRMEAPVYIYYQLDNYYQNHRRYMKSRNDKQLWSKAEEGETLNCYPEDMTKEKQPIVPCGLIAWSIFNDTYEFVSKNKNLTVNRKDIAWGSDRRFRFGSDVYPKNFQRRDLIGGGHLNESLPLRQQEDLIVWMRTAALPTFRKLYGKIEVDLEAKDEIEIVIENNYNTYMFGGTKKLVLSTATLMGGRNPFVGTAYLFIGSLSLFFTIAFILLYVIKPRPLGDPSYLSWNKNPGGMIK, from the exons ATGATGAGAGTTGCCTTCCTAGCTCACATGTCAACGATCCAATGGCATATATTCAAAGCCATACCACCAACAAGACCTGCGTCACCAAATGGACT TTTTTTTGCAAGTTTACAGGTTGAGCATAGAATGGAAGCTCCTGTTTATATCTATTATCAGCTCGACAATTACTATCAGAACCATCGCAG ATATATGAAGAGTAGAAACGACAAGCAACTGTGGAGCAAGGCAGAAGAGGGGGAAACATTGAACTGTTATCCTGAAGACATGACGAAGGAAAAACAGCCAATTGTTCCCTGCGGCCTCATTGCATGGAGCATCTTCAATGACACATACGAATTTGTATCCAAAAACAAGAACTTGACGGTGAACAGAAAGGACATTGCATGGGGGAGTGACCGAAGGTTCAGATTTGGCTCTGATGTTTATCCAAAAAACTTTCAGAGGCGAGATTTGATTGGAGGTGGACACCTCAATGAGAGTCTACCA TTGAGGCAGCAAGAGGATCTCATAGTTTGGATGCGAACGGCTGCACTACCCACATTCAGAAAACTCTATGGGAAGATAGAGGTTGATCTTGAAGCGAAGGATGAGATAGAAATAGTCATAGAAAACAACTATAACACGTACATGTTTGGAGGGACAAAGAAGCTGGTTCTCTCAACCGCAACTCTTATGGGAGGAAGAAATCCCTTTGTAGGGACAGCATACCTTTTCATTGGTAGTCTCTCCTTGTTCTTCACTATAGCCTTCATACTTCTCTATGTCATCAAGCCAAG GCCTCTTGGGGATCCATCTTATTTGTCTTGGAACAAAAATCCAGGGGGTATGATCAAATGA
- the LOC108333559 gene encoding putative ALA-interacting subunit 4 isoform X3, translating into MMRVAFLAHMSTIQWHIFKAIPPTRPASPNGLLQVEHRMEAPVYIYYQLDNYYQNHRRYMKSRNDKQLWSKAEEGETLNCYPEDMTKEKQPIVPCGLIAWSIFNDTYEFVSKNKNLTVNRKDIAWGSDRRFRFGSDVYPKNFQRRDLIGGGHLNESLPLRQQEDLIVWMRTAALPTFRKLYGKIEVDLEAKDEIEIVIENNYNTYMFGGTKKLVLSTATLMGGRNPFVGTAYLFIGSLSLFFTIAFILLYVIKPRPLGDPSYLSWNKNPGGMIK; encoded by the exons ATGATGAGAGTTGCCTTCCTAGCTCACATGTCAACGATCCAATGGCATATATTCAAAGCCATACCACCAACAAGACCTGCGTCACCAAATGGACT TTTACAGGTTGAGCATAGAATGGAAGCTCCTGTTTATATCTATTATCAGCTCGACAATTACTATCAGAACCATCGCAG ATATATGAAGAGTAGAAACGACAAGCAACTGTGGAGCAAGGCAGAAGAGGGGGAAACATTGAACTGTTATCCTGAAGACATGACGAAGGAAAAACAGCCAATTGTTCCCTGCGGCCTCATTGCATGGAGCATCTTCAATGACACATACGAATTTGTATCCAAAAACAAGAACTTGACGGTGAACAGAAAGGACATTGCATGGGGGAGTGACCGAAGGTTCAGATTTGGCTCTGATGTTTATCCAAAAAACTTTCAGAGGCGAGATTTGATTGGAGGTGGACACCTCAATGAGAGTCTACCA TTGAGGCAGCAAGAGGATCTCATAGTTTGGATGCGAACGGCTGCACTACCCACATTCAGAAAACTCTATGGGAAGATAGAGGTTGATCTTGAAGCGAAGGATGAGATAGAAATAGTCATAGAAAACAACTATAACACGTACATGTTTGGAGGGACAAAGAAGCTGGTTCTCTCAACCGCAACTCTTATGGGAGGAAGAAATCCCTTTGTAGGGACAGCATACCTTTTCATTGGTAGTCTCTCCTTGTTCTTCACTATAGCCTTCATACTTCTCTATGTCATCAAGCCAAG GCCTCTTGGGGATCCATCTTATTTGTCTTGGAACAAAAATCCAGGGGGTATGATCAAATGA
- the LOC108332288 gene encoding auxin-responsive protein IAA27 has product MSRALEQDYIGLAEKPSMDGGSDKLSSSSSSSSVDGKTSSLNLKETELRLGLPGCKSPERKSGPGLCLFGRELQNKHNVCSVATPLKAGAKRGFSDAIDASSGKRGSSVTDGSQGAALFSPRGGIVGKPLIALDTQTNTSRANTSIKEVGAVPQSAKPVQEKNDQVAATDGQASASDAKAQVVGWPPIRSFRKNTMASNLAKNSDEGEGKSGFGCLYVKVSMDGAPYLRKVDLKTYNNYMELSSALEKMFSCFTIGQCNSPGFPGKDGLSESSLRDLLHGSEYVLTYEDKDGDWMLVGDVPWEMFTDSCRRLRIMKGSEAIGLAPRAMEKSRSQN; this is encoded by the exons ATGTCTAGAGCATTGGAACAGGACTACATAGGGTTGGCAGAGAAACCGTCAATGGACGGAGGCTCTGACAAactatcttcttcttcttcgtcatctTCTGTGGATGGTAAAACCTCATCACTGAACTTGAAGGAGACAGAACTGAGGCTTGGTCTCCCCGGTTGCAAGTCACCAGAGAGAAAATCTGGTCCTGGACTCTGTCTTTTTGGCAGAGAGTTGCAGAACAAGCATAATGTTTGTTCAGTCGCAACCCCTTTGAAGGCTGGGGCTAAGAGGGGATTCTCTGATGCTATTGACGCTTCTTCTGGGAAAAGGGGTTCTTCTGTCACCGATGGATCTCAAGGAGCTGCTTTGTTCTCTCCCAGAGGGGGCATTGTTGGGAAGCCTCTTATTGCTTTAGACACTCAAACTAATACCTCGCGTGCTAACACCTCTATCAAAGAGGTTGGTGCAGTTCCTCAATCTGCCAAACCGGTTCAGGAGAAGAATGACCAGGTTGCTGCAACAGATGGTCAGGCCAGTGCTTCTGATGCAAA GGCACAAGTTGTGGGGTGGCCCCCAATTCGATCTTTCCGAAAGAACACGATGGCATCTAATCTGGCAAAAAACAGTGATGAAGGCGAGGGAAAATCTGGTTTTGGTTGTCTCTATGTAAAAGTCAGTATGGATGGTGCTCCTTATCTTAGAAAGGTTGATCTCAAAACCTATAACAACTACATGGAACTTTCTTCAGCTCTTGAGAAGATGTTCAGCTGCTTTACCATTG GTCAATGCAATTCTCCTGGATTTCCTGGGAAAGATGGACTAAGTGAGAGCTCTCTGAGGGATCTTCTTCATGGATCTGAATATGTTCTTACATATGAAGATAAAGATGGAGACTGGATGCTTGTGGGTGATGTTCCTTGGGA GATGTTCACTGATTCATGTCGGAGACTAAGGATCATGAAAGGCTCTGAAGCAATTGGGCTAG CTCCAAGAGCCATGGAGAAATCTAGAAGCCAAAACTAG
- the LOC108333559 gene encoding putative ALA-interacting subunit 4 isoform X1, with protein MSDEDDATTSHSSSKKPIYTEFSQQELPEWKPILTPGWVIATLFAVGVIFIPIGLATVFSSESVEEIVIQYDESCLPSSHVNDPMAYIQSHTTNKTCVTKWTVEHRMEAPVYIYYQLDNYYQNHRRYMKSRNDKQLWSKAEEGETLNCYPEDMTKEKQPIVPCGLIAWSIFNDTYEFVSKNKNLTVNRKDIAWGSDRRFRFGSDVYPKNFQRRDLIGGGHLNESLPLRQQEDLIVWMRTAALPTFRKLYGKIEVDLEAKDEIEIVIENNYNTYMFGGTKKLVLSTATLMGGRNPFVGTAYLFIGSLSLFFTIAFILLYVIKPRPLGDPSYLSWNKNPGGMIK; from the exons ATGTCCGATGAAGACGACGCTACCACTTCCCACAGTTCTTCCAAGAAACCCATAT ATACGGAATTCTCACAGCAAGAACTTCCAGAATGGAAACCAATTTTAACACCGGGATGG GTTATTGCCACACTTTTTGCCGTTGGAGTCATATTCATCCCTATTGGTCTTGCAACTGTGTTTTCATCAGAGAGT GTGGAGGAAATTGTAATACAATATGATGAGAGTTGCCTTCCTAGCTCACATGTCAACGATCCAATGGCATATATTCAAAGCCATACCACCAACAAGACCTGCGTCACCAAATGGACT GTTGAGCATAGAATGGAAGCTCCTGTTTATATCTATTATCAGCTCGACAATTACTATCAGAACCATCGCAG ATATATGAAGAGTAGAAACGACAAGCAACTGTGGAGCAAGGCAGAAGAGGGGGAAACATTGAACTGTTATCCTGAAGACATGACGAAGGAAAAACAGCCAATTGTTCCCTGCGGCCTCATTGCATGGAGCATCTTCAATGACACATACGAATTTGTATCCAAAAACAAGAACTTGACGGTGAACAGAAAGGACATTGCATGGGGGAGTGACCGAAGGTTCAGATTTGGCTCTGATGTTTATCCAAAAAACTTTCAGAGGCGAGATTTGATTGGAGGTGGACACCTCAATGAGAGTCTACCA TTGAGGCAGCAAGAGGATCTCATAGTTTGGATGCGAACGGCTGCACTACCCACATTCAGAAAACTCTATGGGAAGATAGAGGTTGATCTTGAAGCGAAGGATGAGATAGAAATAGTCATAGAAAACAACTATAACACGTACATGTTTGGAGGGACAAAGAAGCTGGTTCTCTCAACCGCAACTCTTATGGGAGGAAGAAATCCCTTTGTAGGGACAGCATACCTTTTCATTGGTAGTCTCTCCTTGTTCTTCACTATAGCCTTCATACTTCTCTATGTCATCAAGCCAAG GCCTCTTGGGGATCCATCTTATTTGTCTTGGAACAAAAATCCAGGGGGTATGATCAAATGA
- the LOC108334334 gene encoding tRNase Z TRZ3, mitochondrial: MAQLSKFRNVLLLPRHSSSPLFLSKPFNVQFRSLLTVIASSKRHRDIPPLRRKSTTPTPMEVNESSFNKRRAEGRDSGDAPRKNLQLKVRKLNPINTISYVQILGTGMDTQDTSPSVLLFFDNQRFIFNAGEGLQRFCTEHKIKLSKIDHIFLSRVCSETAGGLPGLLLTLAGIGEEGMSLNIWGPSDLKYLVDAMRSFIPSAAMVHTKSFGPIFNTDGSTVPRQSKLLDPIVLINDEVVKISAIILQPNFVEGLTTSESSSEKRMDQSPDTLDSPNGRKLPASKPGDMSVVYVCELPEIKGKFDPEKAKALGLKPGPKYRELQLGNSVKSDHQNIMVHPSDVLGPSVPGPIVLLVDCPTESHLEALFSEQSLASYCDQTDNLAQASKIVNCVIHLTPASVVSCSNYQKWMNKFSSAQHIMAGHEKKNVEIPILKASARIATRLNYLCPQFFPAPGCGSVPNNSSKFGSLALNECSFSDLSEVISAENLLKFTLRPYAHLGLDRSCIPTTVSSSEIIDDLLSEIPEVSEAANHVSQLWQECSQTKDDLTPVVDHNMMIEEPWLCANSIPACLENIRRDDLEIVLLGTGSSQPSKYRNVSSIYINLFSRGGLLMDCGEGTLGQLKRRYGVTGADDAVRTLKCIWISHIHADHHTGLARILALRRDLLKGVPHEPVLVVGPRQLKRYLDAYQRLEDLDLLFLDCKHTTEASLDAFEDDFQGNSVNSQTLNNNNGDLIASKVDSTLFARGSRMQSFFRRPGSPVDKDVVSPILKKFKEVIQEAGLKALVSFPVVHCPQAFGVVLKAEEKTNSVGKVIPGWKIVYSGDTRPCPELIEASRGATVLIHEATFEDAMVDEAIARNHSTTNEAIEMGQSANAYRTILTHFSQRYPKIPVFDEAHMHRTCIAFDMMSVNAADLSVLPKVLPYLKLLFRNEMSVDESDDVIEALTSGS; the protein is encoded by the exons ATGGCCCAACTTTCAAAGTTTCGAAACGTTCTTCTTCTCCCCCGTCATTCCTCCTCTCCCCTTTTTCTCTCCAAACCCTTCAATGTCCAATTCCGTTCTCTCCTAACCGTTATCGCCTCCTCCAAACGACACCGTGACATCCCTCCTCTCCGCAGGAAAAGCACAACGCCGACACCAATGGAAGTGAACGAATCCAGCTTCAACAAAAGAAGGGCCGAGGGCAGAGACAGTGGCGACGCCCCCAGGAAGAACCTCCAACTCAAAGTTCGCAAGCTCAACCCTATCAATACCATCTCATATGTTCAG ATACTGGGGACTGGAATGGATACTCAGGATACGTCTCCTTCAGTCCTGCTTTTCTTCGACAATCAAAGGTTTATATTCAATGCTGGAGAG GGATTGCAAAGGTTTTGCACAGAGCATAAAATTAAGTTATCAAAG ATAGATCACATATTTCTTTCACGCGTCTGTTCTGAGACTGCCGGTGGCCTTCCAG GTTTACTGCTTACTTTGGCCGGCATTGGAGAAGAAGGGATGTCC CTTAATATATGGGGGCCTTCAGACCTTAAGTATTTAGTAGATGCCATGAGATCTTTTATTCCCAGTGCTGCCATGGTTCACACAAAAAGCTTTGGGCCTATCTTCAATACCGATGGATCCACTGTGCCACGTCAAAGCAAGCTTTTGGACCCCATTGTTCTTATTAACGATGAGGTGGTCAAAATATCAGCCATAATCCTACAACCAAATTTCGTTGAAGGTCTGACAACTTCTGAAAGCTCTTCAGAGAAGAGGATGGACCAAAGTCCAGATACCCTTGATTCCCCCAATGGCAGAAAATTACCTGCTTCAAAACCTGGTGATATGTCTGTGGTATACGTTTGTGAACTTCCTGAAATCAAGGGAAAGTTTGATCCAGAGAAAGCTAAGGCTCTTGGGCTTAAACCTGGGCCCAAGTATCGGGAACTGCAACTTGGAAACTCGGTGAAATCTGATCACCAGAATATCATG GTTCATCCAAGTGATGTCCTGGGTCCTTCTGTTCCTGGCCCCATAGTACTTCTTGTGGATTGCCCAACAGAATCCCATTTGGAAGCATTATTTTCTGAACAATCACTTGCTAGTTATTGTGATCAAACAGACAACCTAGCACAGGCTAGTAAGATTGTCAATTGTGTAATTCATCTAACTCCTGCATCTGTTGTGAGTTGTTCAAATTACCAAAAATGGATGAACAAATTCAGTTCTGCACAACATATCATGGCTGGACATGAAAA GAAGAATGTAGAGATTCCTATTTTGAAAGCTAGCGCAAGAATTGCAACACGACTTAATTACTTGTGTCCTCAGTTCTTTCCAGCTCCAGGATGTGGGTCCGTTCCTAATAATAGCTCAAAATTCGGCTCTCTTGCTTTAAATGAG TGTTCTTTTTCAGATCTTTCTGAAGTAATTTCTGCTGAAAATCTTCTTAAG TTTACTTTGCGTCCGTATGCTCATCTTGGGTTGGATAGATCTTGTATTCCTACTACAGTGTCTTCCTCAGAAATCATTGATGATTTACTGTCAGAGATTCCAGAGGTTTCTGAAGCAGCTAATCATGTAAGTCAGCTCTGGCAAGAATGTAGTCAGACAAAGGACGACTTAACTCCTGTGGTGGATCATAATATGATGATTGAAGAACCATGGCTATGCGCAAATAGTATTCCTGCTTGTCTGGAAAATATAAGGAGAGATGACTTGGAGATAGTTCTTCTAGGAACCGGTTCATCCCAGCCATCAAAATACCGAAATGTTAGctcaatatatataaatcttttttcGAGAGGAGGTTTGCTCATGGATTGCGGTGAAGGAACCTTGGGACAACTTAAAAGAAG ATATGGTGTTACTGGTGCTGATGATGCCGTGAGAACTTTAAAGTGTATTTGGATCTCCCATATTCATGCTGATCACCATACAGGCTTGGCTAGGATTCTTGCTCTGCGCCGTGATTTACTGAAGGGGGTACCTCACGAACCAGTTCTTGTTGTTGGACCTAGACAGCTTAAGAGATATTTAGATGCATACCAAAGACTTGAAGATTTAGATTTGCTGTTTCTTGACTGCAAGCACACTACAGAAGCTTCATTGGATGCTTTTGAGGATGATTTCCAAGGAAATTCAGTTAATTCTCAGACTCTGAACAACAACAATGGGGACCTTATTGCATCAAAAGTTGATTCAACTTTGTTTGCCAGAGGATCCCGTATGCAAAGCTTTTTTAGAAGACCAGGAAGTCCTGTTGACAAAGATGTAGTTTCTCCTATCCTAAAGAAATTTAAGGAGGTAATCCAGGAAGCTGGTCTTAAGGCCTTGGTTAGTTTCCCCGTTGTACATTGCCCTCAGGCATTTGGTGTTGTTTTAAAAGCAGAAGAGAAGACTAATAGTGTTGGAAAAGTGATACCTGGCTGGAAGATTGTATATTCTGGTGACACGAGGCCCTGCCCAGAGCTAATAGAAGCGTCTCGTGGTGCAACAGTTCTTATACACGAG GCAACTTTTGAGGATGCCATGGTAGATGAGGCTATAGCAAGAAATCACAGCACCACAAACGAAGCCATAGAAATGGGACAGTCTGCTAATGCATATCGAACCATACTGACTCATTTCAGCCAAAGATATCCTAAAATTCCAGTGTTCGATGAAGCACACATGCATAGAACATGTATTGCATTTGACATGATGAGTGTCAATGCAGCTGATTTGTCCGTGCTTCCCAAGGTTCTTCCATATTTGAAATTGCTTTTCAGAAATGAAATGTCGGTTGACGAGTCAGATGATGTAATTGAGGCTTTGACTTCAGGTTCTTGA
- the LOC108332308 gene encoding uncharacterized protein LOC108332308 — translation MSSPRPVLQVQSTTPTHRYPNLSAPSMLERTLSSRRVNSYGEGDAEAGGGADESKTKKHQHIFFRLTTRASNYLARIAGSGSFYLPCIVVSLFLFFCLSFLFTSRGFVCISSSYRPVSSTAFFDFDGIDADFGALGVPCCRSKHGKTVEWTSKDLLKGLEEFVPIYETRPIKNNMYGMGFDHSFGLWFIAHWLKPNLMIESGAFKGHSTWVLRQAMPDTPIISLSPRHPEKYLKKGPAYVDGNCTYFAGKDFVDFGSVDWPKVLKEHGILDLSRVLIFFDDHQNELKRVEQALKAGFHHLVFEDNYDTGTGDHYSLRQICDQSYIRGGGHSCFIDSDEARIRSRRKKLWEKAVDIEELCGPDEAWWGVRGYMRDNFNHSNKPISYAQHFQNSRYVESILDVYWELPPVAGPSLTHQTRYDPARTPPPIVEDGRYGLFQRLGLANLDKSVFNGYTQMVYLKISEQ, via the exons aTGTCATCTCCTCGACCAGTGTTACAGGTACAGAGCACCACCCCAACACACCGCTATCCGAATCTCTCCGCCCCCTCAATGTTGGAGCGCACACTCTCCTCCCGCCGCGTTAACTCCTACGGCGAAGGGGACGCCGAAGCTGGCGGAGGCGCCGATGAATCAAAGACCAAAAAGCACCAACACATTTTCTTCCGCCTAACCACCCGAGCATCCAATTACCTCGCCCGAATCGCCGGTTCCGGTTCCTTCTACCTCCCTTGCATCGTCgtctccctcttcctcttcttctgcCTCTCATTCCTCTTCACCTCTCGCGGCTTCGTCTGCATCTCCTCTTCCTACAGACCCGTCTCAAGCACCGCCTTCTTCGACTTCGACGGCATCGACGCGGATTTCGGAGCCCTCGGCGTGCCCTGCT GCAGATCGAAACATGGTAAAACTGTGGAATGGACATCAAAAGATTTGCTCAAGGGTCTAGAAGAGTTTGTTCCTATATATGAAACCCGGCCAATCAAGAACAACATGTATGGGATGGGTTTTGACCACAGCTTTGGGCTTTGGTTTATTGCCCACTGGCTGAAGCCAAATCTGATGATCGAGAGTGGTGCTTTCAAGGGACATTCCACTTGGGTTTTGCGCCAGGCTATGCCAGACACACCCATTATTTCTCTTTCGCCTAGGCATCCAGAAAAGTACCTGAAAAAGGGACCGGCCTATGTTGACGGAAATTGCACATATTTTGCTGGGAAGGACTTTGTGGATTTTGGGAGTGTTGACTGGCCCAAAGTCTTGAAAGAACACGGAATTTTGGACCTTAGTCGGGTTCTTATATTTTTTGATGACCATCAGAATGAATTGAAAAG AGTTGAACAAGCTTTGAAAGCTGGGTTCCATCATCTTGTCTTTGAGGATAACTATGACACTGGTACTGGTGATCATTATTCATTAAGACAGATATGTGATCAATCTTATATAAGAG GTGGGGGGCACAGTTGCTTTATAGACAGTGATGAAGCTAGGATCAGGTCAAGAAGGAAGAAACTATGGGAGAAAGCAGTTGATATAGAAGAACTGTGTGGGCCAGATGAAGCATGGTGGGGAGTTAGAGGCTATATGCGGGATAATTTTAATCATAGTAATAAGCCAATATCTTATGCACAACATTTCCAGAATAGCCGGTATGTTGAATCTATTCTTGATGTTTACTGGGAGCTACCTCCAGTTGCTGGTCCTTCTCTCACCCATCAAACCAGATATGATCCTGCTCGTACACCCCCTCCTATTGTTGAAGATGGTCGGTATGGCTTGTTCCAAAGGCTAGGTTTGGCCAACCTTGACAAATCTGTATTTAATGGATACACTCAGATGGTTTATTTAAAGATATCTGAACAATAA
- the LOC108333617 gene encoding protein JINGUBANG encodes MDDSNSPHPNASFAFRSTPTTPQNNFSRSHSTKETPFSNIPNSPPRLSCPTLSRSLQNSPISSPFHPHHHFSPPSPTKLSDSDPQTTYHCASSVLRNDGQILSIAFSSNGLVYTGSDSNFLRVWKLPEFTECGQLRTKACRVVALEVSNDTVYAAYGDGKIRVWRRTWDKVLKHVRLATIPKALGYVRSYIAGKDKTMHKGIITSMAINTAEDILYTASLDKTVKVWRISDLKCIETIKAHPEPINAMIVADDGVLYTASDDATVRVWRRNFCSHDQPHSLTVTLHAKYSPVKALTLTPDAGILYGGCTDGYIHYWLKGWFAGQLQYGGSIQGHTHAVMCLASVGKYVVSGSADSTSRV; translated from the exons ATGGATGACTCCAACTCACCCCATCCAAACGCATCCTTTGCTTTTAGATCAACACCCACAACTCCTCAGAACAACTTCTCGAGAAGCCATTCTACAAAAGAAACACCTTTCTCAAACATTCCTAACTCCCCACCACGCCTCTCTTGCCCTACTCTTTCTCGCAGCCTTCAAAACTCTCCTATTTCATCTCCTTTTCATCCCCATCATCacttctctcctccttctcctaCTAAACTCTCTGATTCTGACCCTCAAACCACTTACCATTGTGCCTCTTCTGTCCTCAGAAACGATGGCCAGATCCTCTCCATCGCCTTCTCCTCGAACGGCTTGGTCTACACTGGCTCTGACTCCAACTTTCTCAGAGTTTGGAAGCTCCCTGAGTTCACCGAATGCGGCCAACTCCGGACCAAGGCTTGCAGGGTGGTCGCTCTCGAAGTCTCCAATGACACCGTCTATGCAGCCTATGGTGATGGCAAGATAAGGGTGTGGAGAAGAACTTGGGATAAGGTTCTCAAGCATGTCCGATTGGCTACCATCCCTAAGGCACTCGGCTATGTCCGCAGCTACATCGCCGGCAAAGACAAGACA ATGCACAAGGGGATAATCACGTCAATGGCAATCAACACGGCGGAGGACATTCTATACACTGCTTCACTGGACAAAACGGTGAAAGTGTGGCGAATCTCAGACCTGAAGTGCATAGAGACCATAAAGGCCCACCCTGAACCGATAAACGCCATGATCGTGGCTGATGATGGGGTCCTATACACAGCCTCGGATGATGCCACGGTGAGAGTTTGGCGTAGAAACTTTTGCAGCCATGACCAGCCTCATTCTCTGACGGTAACCTTGCACGCCAAGTACTCACCCGTGAAGGCCCTGACACTGACCCCAGATGCCGGAATATTGTATGGTGGGTGCACCGATGGCTACATACACTACTGGCTAAAGGGTTGGTTTGCAGGACAGTTACAATACGGAGGGTCGATCCAAGGGCACACACATGCAGTGATGTGTCTGGCGAGTGTGGGCAAATATGTGGTAAGTGGGTCAGCTGACTCGACGAGCAGGGTTTGA